The Methanosphaera sp. BMS genome contains a region encoding:
- a CDS encoding flavodoxin family protein yields MKVLLVNGSTREKGCTYTALGEIKKVLDDEENIESEIFWIGDDAVYGCKACHACAKLGRCIYDDVSNVLAQKMKDADAIVLGSPVYYANINGSFGAALDKAFYQNSSLFENKIGASVVSCRRGGAGSAFDRLNKYFTITRMPIASGQYWNGVHGTSPEEVKQDIEGMQQMRDLAKSIIWMLNNLTDTKKPIREDKTFMNFIH; encoded by the coding sequence ATGAAAGTGTTACTGGTAAATGGAAGTACAAGAGAAAAAGGATGTACCTACACTGCACTAGGTGAAATAAAAAAAGTACTGGATGATGAAGAAAATATTGAAAGCGAAATCTTCTGGATAGGAGATGATGCAGTATACGGCTGTAAGGCATGCCACGCATGTGCAAAGCTAGGCAGATGCATATATGATGACGTGTCAAATGTACTGGCACAGAAAATGAAAGACGCAGATGCAATAGTACTGGGAAGTCCCGTATACTATGCAAACATTAACGGCTCATTTGGAGCAGCCCTGGACAAGGCATTCTATCAAAACTCAAGTCTATTTGAAAATAAAATAGGTGCAAGCGTCGTCAGTTGCAGAAGAGGAGGAGCAGGAAGTGCATTCGATAGATTAAATAAGTATTTTACAATTACACGAATGCCTATAGCATCTGGCCAGTACTGGAATGGCGTACATGGAACATCCCCTGAAGAAGTAAAACAGGACATTGAAGGAATGCAACAGATGAGAGACTTAGCCAAATCAATCATATGGATGCTGAATAATCTAACGGATACAAAAAAACCTATACGTGAAGATAAAACGTTTATGAATTTTATCCATTAG
- a CDS encoding MalY/PatB family protein — protein MYDFDEVIDRHNTNSLKWDSTDVKIPMWVADMDFKVVDEIKENIIKRANHQVYAYSVVDDEYFNSYISWWKRRHDLTLKRDCLLFSTGVMPSISSIIRCLTNPSDKVLIQTPVYNVFFDVVVNNNRQLVENELTYEDSRYYIDFEKLEQQLSDEDVKLMLLCNPHNPVGKIWYPDEIERIIELCNRYDVILVSDDIHCDLVNPDKKYTPVYSVDCSNKDNLIMCMAPSKTFNIAGLQTSAVYCENRKLYEQIEKQLSIDFNSMPNVFAISATKAAFNYGDEWLDSLNRYVYENKGIAREFIDENELDVDVIDCEATYLLWIDCSRLSIDAYELYEYLKNSYGLYVSPGIKFGKNGSDFIRVNIACPKSTLLEGLSILNKAILSLK, from the coding sequence ATGTATGATTTTGATGAAGTGATAGATAGACATAATACAAATTCGTTAAAATGGGATTCTACAGATGTCAAAATTCCCATGTGGGTAGCCGACATGGATTTTAAGGTTGTAGATGAAATTAAAGAAAATATTATAAAACGTGCTAATCATCAAGTATACGCATATTCTGTAGTTGATGACGAATACTTTAACTCATACATCTCATGGTGGAAAAGACGGCACGATCTTACATTGAAAAGGGATTGTCTGCTGTTTTCTACTGGTGTAATGCCATCAATTAGCAGCATAATCAGATGTCTGACAAATCCGTCCGATAAGGTATTGATTCAGACACCGGTTTACAACGTATTTTTTGATGTTGTCGTGAATAACAACAGACAGCTGGTGGAAAATGAATTGACATATGAGGATTCCCGGTATTATATTGATTTTGAAAAACTGGAACAGCAGTTATCCGATGAGGATGTTAAACTGATGCTGCTGTGCAATCCACATAATCCTGTCGGAAAGATTTGGTATCCTGATGAAATAGAAAGAATTATAGAGTTATGCAACAGGTATGATGTGATATTGGTATCAGATGACATTCACTGTGACTTGGTAAATCCGGATAAAAAATATACTCCTGTATATTCTGTGGATTGTTCAAATAAGGATAATCTTATCATGTGTATGGCCCCTTCAAAGACATTTAACATAGCTGGACTTCAAACATCAGCTGTTTATTGTGAAAACAGGAAACTATATGAACAGATTGAAAAGCAATTGTCAATTGACTTTAATTCAATGCCTAACGTATTTGCAATAAGTGCCACGAAGGCGGCATTTAATTATGGTGATGAATGGCTTGATTCATTGAATAGGTATGTGTATGAAAACAAAGGGATTGCAAGAGAATTTATTGATGAAAATGAATTGGATGTTGATGTAATTGATTGTGAGGCAACATATTTGTTGTGGATTGACTGTTCAAGATTATCAATCGATGCATATGAATTATATGAATATTTAAAAAATTCTTATGGATTATATGTATCACCCGGTATAAAATTTGGTAAAAATGGAAGTGACTTTATTAGAGTGAATATAGCTTGTCCTAAAAGTACACTACTTGAAGGATTATCTATTTTAAATAAGGCTATCTTGTCATTAAAGTAA